From a region of the Corallococcus coralloides DSM 2259 genome:
- a CDS encoding prolipoprotein diacylglyceryl transferase — MIPYWHAPSFKLGPLELNPFNVFVAAGILLAARLLTKQAEREGLDPNPLADFAMWGVAAGMLFGHWVHLFFYHPEEMSKSPFQILRFWDGLSSFGGLLGGILAAVVFFRVKKLRFNDYADSFALGVAPGWAVARLGCFAVHDHPGKLTDFFLAVQFPNGNRHDLGFYDAIVLFAITGLLYALRDMPKMKGRLLPLLALLYAASRFSLDFLRATDLSYVDARYFGLTPAQYGCLLLVAYGLWGLLRKQAPSASSQKPSAPQGRVETAR, encoded by the coding sequence TATTGGCACGCCCCCTCGTTCAAGCTGGGGCCCCTGGAGCTGAACCCCTTCAACGTCTTCGTGGCGGCGGGCATCCTGTTGGCCGCCCGGCTGCTGACGAAGCAGGCGGAGCGCGAGGGCCTGGACCCGAACCCGCTGGCGGACTTCGCGATGTGGGGGGTGGCGGCCGGCATGCTCTTCGGCCACTGGGTGCACCTGTTCTTCTACCACCCGGAGGAGATGTCCAAGAGCCCGTTCCAGATCCTCCGGTTCTGGGATGGCCTGTCATCCTTCGGCGGCCTGTTGGGCGGCATCCTGGCGGCGGTGGTGTTCTTCCGGGTGAAGAAGCTGCGCTTCAACGACTACGCGGACAGCTTCGCGCTGGGCGTGGCGCCGGGCTGGGCGGTGGCGCGGCTGGGGTGCTTCGCGGTGCACGACCACCCGGGCAAGCTGACGGACTTCTTCCTGGCGGTGCAGTTCCCCAACGGCAACCGGCACGACCTGGGCTTCTACGATGCCATCGTGCTCTTCGCGATCACGGGCCTGCTGTACGCGCTGCGCGACATGCCGAAGATGAAGGGGCGGCTGTTGCCGCTGCTGGCGCTGCTGTACGCGGCGTCCCGCTTCAGCCTGGACTTCCTGCGGGCCACGGACCTGTCGTACGTGGACGCGCGCTACTTCGGCCTGACGCCGGCGCAGTACGGCTGCCTGCTGCTGGTGGCGTACGGACTGTGGGGCCTGTTGCGCAAGCAGGCGCCGAGCGCATCCTCGCAGAAGCCGTCCGCGCCGCAGGGCCGGGTGGAGACAGCGCGCTAG
- a CDS encoding class I SAM-dependent methyltransferase — translation MKALAYDALMAPLGWVGLNAARRQLVEGLSGKVLEVGAGTGLALPGYPDSVTSVTAVDVDLGALVRARARKSGVALLQADAQALPFTDGSFDAVVSSLVFCCVDAPATALSEVMRVLKPGGELRLLEHVRAPNPAVATAQDLLTPAWHKLTGGCRLNRDTFRLVEATGFHILKREQRLGGVGEFIVARRP, via the coding sequence GTGAAGGCACTGGCGTACGACGCGTTGATGGCGCCGCTGGGCTGGGTGGGGCTGAACGCCGCCCGGCGGCAGCTGGTGGAAGGGCTGTCCGGCAAGGTGCTGGAGGTGGGCGCGGGCACGGGCCTGGCGCTGCCGGGCTACCCGGACTCGGTGACGTCGGTGACCGCGGTGGACGTGGACCTGGGAGCGCTGGTGCGCGCGCGGGCCCGGAAGAGCGGCGTGGCGCTGCTCCAGGCGGATGCGCAGGCACTGCCCTTCACGGACGGCTCATTCGACGCGGTGGTGTCCAGCCTGGTGTTCTGCTGCGTGGACGCGCCGGCCACGGCGCTCTCGGAGGTGATGCGGGTGCTCAAGCCGGGCGGCGAGCTGCGCCTGCTGGAGCACGTGCGGGCCCCGAACCCGGCCGTGGCCACCGCGCAGGACCTGCTGACACCCGCGTGGCACAAGCTGACCGGCGGCTGCCGCCTCAACCGGGACACCTTCCGCCTGGTGGAGGCCACGGGCTTCCACATCCTCAAGCGCGAGCAGCGCCTGGGCGGCGTGGGCGAGTTCATCGTCGCACGGCGGCCTTGA
- a CDS encoding alpha/beta fold hydrolase, whose translation MSAPAALADSDRHGGANPREGSVRLSTGVTLRYVEQGRQDGPVVVFLHGYTDSHHTWDLDLPRFSRDFRIYALDQRGHGDSSRPACCYTQQAFAKDVVAFLDAKHVSRAVLVGHSMGSFIAQQVALDFPHRVRGLVLVGSAPTVAGNEVALGLKEAVDSLTDPVDPAFIYEFQASTFYAPVPESYLDTLVSESSKLPARVWQDALDGLIAEDHSARLGRIRVPTLIIGGDHDGFFPVEEQRALARAIRGSRYLLYPETGHAPHAERPQRFVNDVHHFLNRL comes from the coding sequence GTGAGTGCTCCGGCCGCCCTGGCGGACTCCGACCGTCACGGTGGCGCCAATCCCCGTGAAGGCTCCGTGCGACTGTCCACCGGCGTCACGCTCCGCTACGTCGAGCAGGGCCGCCAGGACGGGCCCGTCGTCGTCTTCCTGCACGGCTATACGGACTCGCACCACACCTGGGACCTGGACCTTCCGCGCTTCTCGCGCGACTTCCGCATCTACGCGTTGGATCAGCGTGGCCATGGCGACTCATCCCGCCCGGCGTGTTGCTACACGCAGCAGGCGTTCGCGAAGGACGTGGTGGCGTTCCTCGACGCGAAGCACGTGTCGCGCGCCGTGCTCGTGGGCCACTCCATGGGCAGCTTCATCGCGCAGCAGGTGGCGCTGGACTTCCCCCACCGCGTGAGGGGGCTGGTGCTCGTGGGCTCCGCGCCCACTGTCGCGGGCAATGAGGTGGCCCTGGGCCTCAAGGAGGCCGTGGACTCGCTGACCGACCCCGTGGACCCCGCATTCATCTACGAGTTCCAGGCCAGCACCTTCTACGCGCCCGTGCCGGAGTCGTACCTGGACACGCTCGTCTCGGAGAGCTCCAAGCTGCCCGCGCGCGTGTGGCAGGACGCGCTGGACGGGCTCATCGCGGAGGACCACTCCGCGCGCCTGGGCCGCATCCGCGTGCCCACGCTGATCATCGGCGGGGACCACGACGGCTTCTTCCCCGTCGAGGAGCAGCGTGCCCTGGCCCGCGCCATCCGCGGCTCCAGGTACCTGCTCTACCCGGAGACCGGCCACGCGCCGCACGCCGAGCGCCCCCAGCGCTTCGTGAACGACGTGCACCACTTCCTCAACCGCCTGTAG
- a CDS encoding DMT family transporter — protein sequence MRTRTAGFLLVALSGASFGALGLFARLAYAAGTDMPTLLFLRFTLAGLVLAGVMVAKGGRWPRGRLLWGLVGLGAVGYFTEGSVYFIALQHASAGLVALLLYLFPALVALIQVALGREHLSRRRWLAVGLALCGTALTVDPGPDAKPLGIGLGVLSAVIYALYVLSSARVAGPAGPLAASTVVPLSAGVAFGALMLVKGPAFPQTPGGWAAVAGLALLSTVVAMLTFFAGLKRIGPVNTSLLSTLEPVMAVVLGAIFLGERLSLRQGLGGLLILVAVVVLARSDSSRPAEPGTAGA from the coding sequence ATGCGGACCCGCACCGCCGGCTTCCTCCTCGTCGCCCTGTCCGGCGCCTCCTTTGGCGCGCTGGGCCTGTTCGCGCGCCTGGCCTACGCGGCGGGCACGGACATGCCCACGCTGCTCTTCCTGCGCTTCACGCTGGCGGGCCTGGTGCTCGCGGGCGTGATGGTCGCGAAGGGCGGAAGGTGGCCCCGGGGCCGCCTCCTGTGGGGCCTGGTGGGCTTGGGCGCGGTGGGCTACTTCACGGAGGGCAGCGTCTACTTCATCGCGCTCCAGCACGCGTCCGCCGGGCTGGTGGCCCTGCTGCTCTACCTCTTCCCCGCGCTGGTGGCCCTCATCCAGGTGGCCCTGGGACGCGAGCACCTGAGCCGCCGCCGCTGGCTGGCGGTGGGGCTGGCCCTGTGCGGGACGGCGCTCACGGTGGACCCCGGCCCGGACGCGAAGCCGCTGGGCATTGGCCTGGGCGTGCTGTCGGCCGTCATCTACGCGCTCTACGTCCTGTCCAGCGCGCGCGTGGCGGGGCCGGCGGGGCCGCTCGCGGCGAGCACCGTCGTCCCGCTGTCCGCGGGGGTCGCCTTCGGGGCGCTGATGCTGGTGAAGGGCCCGGCCTTTCCGCAGACGCCGGGCGGCTGGGCCGCGGTGGCGGGCCTGGCGCTGCTGTCCACGGTGGTGGCCATGCTCACGTTCTTCGCGGGCCTCAAGCGCATTGGCCCGGTGAACACGTCGCTGCTCTCCACGCTGGAGCCGGTGATGGCGGTGGTGCTGGGCGCCATCTTCCTGGGCGAGCGCCTGTCCTTGCGGCAGGGCCTGGGCGGCCTGCTCATCCTGGTGGCGGTGGTGGTGCTGGCCCGGAGCGACTCCAGCCGCCCGGCGGAACCCGGGACGGCCGGAGCCTGA
- a CDS encoding rhodanese-like domain-containing protein, protein MTPQERSQKAHELVAQGAVLLDVRTPEEFQQGHPDAARNIPVQVLAQRLSEVGPVGTPVVVYCAAGGRSAVAAELLRKGGFPDVFDLGSVKNW, encoded by the coding sequence ATGACGCCTCAGGAACGCTCGCAGAAGGCCCACGAACTCGTCGCCCAGGGCGCGGTGCTGCTGGATGTGCGCACCCCGGAGGAGTTCCAGCAGGGACACCCGGACGCCGCCCGCAACATCCCCGTGCAGGTGCTGGCCCAGCGCCTCTCCGAGGTCGGCCCGGTGGGCACGCCCGTGGTGGTGTACTGCGCGGCGGGAGGCCGCAGCGCGGTGGCCGCGGAGCTGTTGCGCAAGGGCGGCTTCCCGGACGTGTTCGACCTGGGCTCCGTGAAGAACTGGTAG
- a CDS encoding GreA/GreB family elongation factor: MRLDKLTLLHQLSERLQQSDRLAHRAEADAREAARSLATESEKKEDGRAAIEYGSLATGQAQRARRLQEELQALTAFSQKELPRFSRQGPVGLGALVDCSTEDEDGFAERTFFVLPAGAGTELTGPGGDGFLSVITPSSPVGRALLGKKAGDTVEVTLAGEVREWTVLEVA, encoded by the coding sequence ATGCGACTCGACAAGCTCACCCTGCTCCACCAACTGTCCGAGCGGCTCCAGCAGAGCGACCGGCTGGCCCACCGCGCGGAGGCCGATGCCCGCGAGGCCGCCCGCAGCCTCGCCACGGAGTCCGAGAAGAAGGAGGACGGCCGCGCCGCCATCGAGTACGGCAGCCTCGCCACCGGCCAGGCCCAGCGCGCCCGCCGGCTCCAAGAAGAGCTCCAGGCGCTCACCGCCTTCAGCCAGAAGGAGCTGCCCCGCTTTTCGCGCCAGGGGCCCGTGGGCCTGGGCGCCCTGGTGGACTGCAGCACCGAGGATGAGGACGGCTTCGCCGAGCGCACCTTCTTCGTGCTCCCCGCTGGCGCGGGCACCGAGCTCACCGGCCCCGGCGGCGACGGCTTCCTCTCCGTCATCACGCCCAGCTCCCCCGTGGGCCGCGCGCTCCTGGGCAAGAAGGCCGGCGACACCGTGGAGGTGACGCTCGCGGGCGAGGTGCGCGAGTGGACGGTGCTGGAGGTCGCCTGA
- a CDS encoding sensor histidine kinase, with the protein MSGITSPASEARVTDGDGPPLSTRVMDAEGVVLVECTGRVTVFNSQAAAHFGIPVPLHIEHARLPGCEWVRDDGTLLPPGDSPLARALAGEPVDASLWHVLRPDGTRAVLRCNAMPVRAADGQVAAALLRTHAVEAVPASMLDASRLLAEAGALLGTSVDAEAQLEPLLQLLVPTLGEGALLVLRAPGSMGDEVLRVAASLHVDSGRHALLRDLLTRYPLDASVPGGLPAVFASGAVGRLPLLSEEHVAAIARDAEHARLLREVGPHGCLSVPLGARGNVLGALMVLRSNVLRSFGPEEEHFLTELAHRTALYLENARLYREAREAVRQRDEFLGIASHELKTPLTPLSLKVQLLQKQVVVLAREGKDVPTDRVADALDVVQRQVRRLSGLVDNLLDVSRITAGRLRLELEELDLASVAAEILYRFSAAAAQAGTELGLEAPVPVVGRWDRLRLEQVVTNLVSNALKYGAGHPVIVSVEARGSLARLTVKDHGIGIAPDDLSRIFERFERAVSDRHYGGLGLGLYITRQIVEAFGGTVSAVSTPGEGATFLLELPRGDIPEEWLVAHAAPGPTQSE; encoded by the coding sequence ATGTCCGGCATCACCTCTCCAGCCTCGGAGGCCCGCGTGACGGACGGGGACGGCCCGCCCCTGTCGACGCGCGTCATGGACGCTGAAGGTGTGGTGCTCGTTGAATGCACGGGCCGTGTGACTGTTTTCAACTCACAAGCCGCGGCGCACTTCGGCATTCCGGTTCCTCTCCACATCGAGCACGCCCGCCTGCCTGGGTGTGAATGGGTGCGGGATGACGGCACACTGTTGCCGCCGGGGGACTCACCGCTGGCGCGAGCGCTGGCGGGTGAGCCGGTGGACGCGTCCCTGTGGCACGTGCTCCGTCCAGATGGAACACGCGCCGTGTTGCGCTGCAACGCAATGCCGGTGCGGGCCGCGGACGGGCAGGTGGCCGCTGCGCTCCTGCGCACGCACGCCGTGGAGGCCGTGCCGGCGTCCATGCTGGATGCGTCACGCCTGCTGGCGGAGGCCGGGGCGCTCCTGGGCACGTCGGTGGACGCGGAGGCGCAGCTGGAGCCGCTGCTCCAATTGCTGGTGCCCACGCTGGGGGAGGGGGCCCTGCTCGTCCTCCGCGCGCCGGGCTCCATGGGCGATGAGGTCCTTCGCGTGGCGGCGTCCCTGCACGTGGACTCAGGAAGGCACGCGCTGTTGCGCGACCTGCTCACGCGCTATCCGCTGGACGCCTCCGTGCCGGGCGGGCTGCCCGCGGTGTTCGCGTCCGGAGCGGTGGGGCGTCTGCCCCTCCTGTCCGAGGAGCACGTGGCGGCCATCGCGCGGGACGCGGAGCACGCGCGGCTGTTGCGCGAGGTGGGGCCGCACGGCTGCCTGAGCGTGCCGCTGGGCGCGCGCGGCAACGTGCTGGGCGCGCTGATGGTGCTGCGCTCCAACGTGCTGCGGTCCTTTGGCCCGGAGGAGGAGCACTTCCTCACGGAGCTGGCCCACCGCACCGCGCTGTATCTGGAGAACGCGCGGCTGTACCGCGAGGCGCGCGAAGCGGTGCGCCAGCGCGACGAGTTCCTGGGCATCGCGAGCCACGAGCTGAAGACGCCGCTCACGCCGCTGAGCCTCAAGGTGCAGCTCTTGCAGAAGCAGGTGGTGGTGCTGGCGCGCGAGGGCAAGGACGTGCCCACCGACCGCGTCGCGGACGCGCTGGATGTTGTCCAGCGCCAGGTGCGGCGGCTGTCCGGCCTGGTGGACAACCTGCTGGACGTGTCGCGCATCACCGCGGGCCGGCTGCGGCTGGAGCTGGAGGAGCTGGACCTGGCGAGCGTGGCCGCGGAAATCCTCTACCGCTTCTCCGCCGCGGCGGCGCAGGCCGGCACGGAGCTGGGCCTGGAGGCGCCGGTGCCGGTGGTGGGCCGGTGGGACCGGCTGCGGCTGGAGCAGGTGGTGACGAACCTGGTGTCCAACGCGCTCAAGTACGGCGCGGGCCATCCCGTCATCGTGAGCGTGGAGGCGCGGGGCTCGCTGGCGCGGCTCACCGTGAAGGACCACGGCATCGGCATCGCGCCGGACGACCTGTCGCGCATCTTCGAGCGCTTCGAGCGCGCGGTGAGCGACCGGCACTACGGCGGCCTGGGGCTGGGGCTCTACATCACGCGCCAGATTGTCGAGGCGTTCGGCGGCACGGTGAGCGCCGTGAGCACGCCGGGGGAGGGCGCCACGTTCCTCCTGGAGCTGCCCCGGGGAGACATCCCCGAGGAGTGGCTGGTCGCGCACGCGGCGCCGGGGCCCACCCAGAGCGAGTAG
- a CDS encoding PAS domain S-box protein — MQMPFTRPDGTTPTERRFRQVIDTLQEVVFQTDTARTWVFLNPAWTEVTGFPVEESLGRSALDFVHPDDRERTLEVCKTLLTRERDFVQHEVRYLTRDGGFRWVDVYARVTVDEEGTLVGMAGTLNDITERKRTSDALARRERYLTSLVDMQQRLLSVPEGGDLYSPALAPLGQASGASRVYVFETFTDAKGALLCSQRAEWCAPGVTPEIDNPMLQDLPMRPILGRWVNLLERGEVVTGRVATFPPVERELLEPQGILTLLVLPLRVQGRLVGFVGFDNCFEAREWDRLEVDLLSAASGAISVAMERRASERALREHEHRFRQLAENASDVLYLYRREEPRGFAYVSRVAHAKLGLGPEAHYADPELWYRQVHPEDRAALERLLESPQSVDGATVELRFLRPDGTLLWLEHVVAPVTDPAGHVVAVEGLARDITERRQVEEALKRSEASLRALMEGFPDPAAIEQDGHIVYANAVLVTTLGFARAEELVGRRLSEFLADVPGTGVASGDSTPLTSERRLVLRDGRTRVVELASLPLRFDGQPAVVSIARDVTEQRQLQARLTLADRLASVGTLAAGIAHEINNPLAFVVSNLGFLSDEFRHHLSPGPGVRGVRPPDVAEWQEVLGEACEGAERVRQIVRQLKTFSRPDEERMTPVDVHAVLDSVVMMAANEIRHRARLRRDYGTVPQVMGNEGRLCQVFLNLVVNAAQAIPEGSAHDHEVVLVTRVSGEQVVVEVRDTGSGIAPEVMGRIFDPFFTTKPVGVGTGLGLSICHGIITGLGGDIQVDSTVGKGSTFRVVLPAPQPDPVVRPPEAPPPDAPVVPRGRVLVVDDEPAVGRVLQRLLRGHDVEVATSGRQALERMSRAPGFDAVLCDVMMPDLAGRDVYEAVRRAHPGLERRFVFVSGGAFTAGAREFLEHIPNPLLEKPFDEARVRGAVEELVRHGPPDAA; from the coding sequence ATGCAGATGCCGTTCACCCGGCCTGACGGCACCACCCCCACCGAGCGTCGCTTCCGTCAGGTCATCGACACGCTCCAGGAGGTCGTGTTCCAGACGGACACGGCGCGCACGTGGGTCTTCCTCAATCCCGCGTGGACCGAGGTGACAGGCTTTCCCGTGGAGGAGTCCCTGGGCCGCTCCGCGCTGGACTTCGTGCACCCGGACGACCGGGAGCGCACGCTGGAGGTGTGCAAGACGCTGCTCACGCGCGAGCGCGACTTCGTCCAGCACGAGGTGCGCTACCTCACGCGCGACGGCGGCTTCCGCTGGGTGGATGTCTACGCGCGGGTGACGGTCGACGAAGAGGGCACGCTGGTGGGCATGGCCGGCACGCTCAACGACATCACCGAGCGCAAGCGCACGAGCGACGCGCTGGCCCGGCGCGAGCGCTACCTCACCTCCCTGGTGGACATGCAGCAGCGGCTGCTGTCGGTGCCGGAAGGGGGCGACCTGTACAGCCCCGCGCTCGCGCCGCTGGGGCAGGCCTCCGGCGCCAGCCGCGTCTACGTCTTCGAGACCTTCACCGACGCGAAGGGGGCGCTGCTGTGCAGCCAGCGCGCCGAGTGGTGCGCGCCCGGGGTGACGCCGGAGATCGACAACCCGATGCTCCAGGACCTCCCGATGCGGCCCATCCTGGGGCGCTGGGTGAACCTGCTGGAGCGCGGCGAGGTCGTCACCGGCCGCGTGGCCACGTTCCCCCCCGTCGAGCGGGAGCTGCTGGAGCCGCAGGGCATCCTCACGCTGCTGGTGCTGCCCCTGCGCGTGCAGGGCCGGCTGGTGGGGTTCGTGGGCTTCGACAACTGCTTCGAGGCGCGGGAGTGGGACCGGCTGGAGGTGGACCTGCTGTCCGCGGCCAGCGGCGCCATCTCCGTGGCGATGGAGCGCCGCGCGTCCGAGCGGGCGCTGCGCGAGCACGAGCACCGCTTCCGCCAGCTCGCTGAGAACGCGTCGGACGTGCTGTACCTCTACCGGCGGGAGGAGCCGCGCGGCTTCGCGTACGTCAGCCGCGTGGCGCACGCGAAGCTGGGCCTGGGGCCGGAGGCGCACTACGCGGATCCGGAGCTGTGGTACCGGCAGGTGCACCCGGAGGACCGGGCCGCGCTGGAGCGGCTCCTGGAGTCGCCCCAGTCCGTGGATGGCGCCACGGTGGAGCTGCGCTTCCTGCGCCCCGACGGCACCCTGCTGTGGCTGGAGCACGTGGTGGCGCCGGTGACGGACCCCGCGGGCCACGTGGTGGCGGTGGAGGGCCTGGCGCGCGACATCACGGAGCGGCGGCAGGTGGAGGAGGCGCTGAAGCGCTCCGAGGCCAGCCTGCGCGCGCTGATGGAGGGCTTCCCCGACCCCGCGGCCATCGAACAGGACGGCCACATCGTCTACGCCAACGCGGTGCTCGTCACCACGCTGGGCTTCGCGCGCGCGGAGGAGCTGGTGGGCCGCCGGCTGTCGGAGTTCCTGGCGGACGTGCCGGGCACGGGCGTGGCGTCCGGGGACAGCACGCCGCTCACCAGCGAGCGGCGCCTGGTGCTGCGCGACGGGCGCACGCGCGTGGTGGAGCTGGCGTCGCTGCCCCTGCGCTTCGACGGTCAGCCCGCGGTGGTGTCCATCGCGCGCGACGTGACGGAGCAGCGCCAGCTGCAGGCGCGGCTGACGCTGGCGGACCGGCTGGCGTCGGTGGGCACGCTCGCGGCGGGCATCGCGCACGAAATCAACAACCCCCTGGCCTTCGTGGTCTCCAACCTGGGCTTCCTGTCGGACGAGTTCCGCCACCACCTGTCCCCCGGCCCCGGCGTGCGCGGCGTGCGCCCGCCGGACGTGGCGGAGTGGCAGGAGGTGCTGGGCGAGGCGTGCGAGGGCGCCGAGCGCGTGCGGCAGATTGTCCGCCAGCTGAAGACGTTCTCGCGGCCGGATGAAGAGCGCATGACGCCGGTGGACGTGCACGCGGTGCTGGACTCGGTGGTGATGATGGCCGCCAATGAAATCCGGCACCGCGCGCGGCTGCGCCGGGACTACGGCACCGTGCCGCAGGTGATGGGCAACGAGGGCCGCCTCTGCCAGGTGTTCCTCAACCTGGTGGTGAACGCGGCGCAGGCGATTCCAGAGGGCTCCGCGCACGACCACGAGGTGGTGCTCGTCACGCGCGTCTCCGGCGAGCAGGTGGTGGTGGAGGTGCGCGACACGGGCAGCGGCATCGCGCCGGAGGTGATGGGGCGCATCTTCGATCCGTTCTTCACCACCAAGCCCGTGGGCGTGGGCACCGGACTGGGGCTGTCCATCTGCCACGGCATCATCACGGGGCTGGGCGGCGACATCCAGGTGGACAGCACCGTGGGCAAGGGCAGCACGTTCCGCGTGGTGCTGCCCGCGCCCCAGCCCGACCCGGTCGTCCGTCCGCCGGAGGCTCCGCCGCCGGACGCGCCCGTGGTGCCGCGAGGCCGCGTGCTGGTGGTGGACGACGAGCCCGCGGTGGGCCGCGTGCTGCAGCGGCTGTTGCGCGGCCATGACGTGGAGGTGGCCACGAGCGGCCGCCAGGCGCTGGAGCGCATGTCGCGGGCGCCGGGCTTCGACGCGGTGCTGTGCGACGTGATGATGCCGGACCTCGCCGGCCGCGACGTGTACGAGGCCGTGCGGCGCGCACACCCGGGCCTGGAGCGCCGCTTCGTCTTCGTGTCCGGCGGCGCCTTCACCGCGGGCGCGCGCGAGTTCCTGGAGCACATCCCCAACCCGCTCCTGGAGAAGCCCTTCGACGAGGCGCGCGTGCGCGGCGCCGTGGAGGAGCTGGTGCGGCACGGTCCGCCGGACGCCGCCTGA
- a CDS encoding vWA domain-containing protein — MNRTKLLLTLAGLLFVGALALDARSFFAKTSSHPPVVSEERLPNGHLHRLPATATPTVDQTHTVIQPGEAPINGVLPVVLGQPASGKAGPVELTGKLSGAYVKAGPGEAFAVFELSARMPEKVQRVPVNLALVVDRSGSMDGSKLTDAKRAAQELVRQLRDGDRLALVHYGSDVKVVPSVEINNTTRRELLSTIDAIQVNGGTNMSGGLVAGAEAVRAYAKQYRVTRTILLSDGEPTEGVTSNAGLFSEVGRLRETGITVSALGVGSGFNDTLMRGMAERGGGFSGFVSDSSELAAIFTRELEQAASTVARNVSMTLTLPPGVSGVEVMGLPSTREGNAVRIPLYDLTGGQSARVVVKLTLDAPANAAEMNVLDAAVSYVDVAADLPSQVTLALGAKVTNDVQVVHANLDRDVRVHAIRALGTQQLQAAAEQMQSGNRESALSFLTNARKLFGASASALSGELADLDRTQAAYGTAQSDSEVREEALKLKKKSMKNFGQNNSY; from the coding sequence ATGAACCGCACCAAACTGTTGCTGACCCTCGCTGGCCTGCTGTTCGTGGGCGCGCTCGCGCTCGACGCGCGCTCGTTCTTCGCGAAGACCTCGTCGCACCCGCCGGTCGTCTCCGAGGAGCGGCTCCCCAACGGGCACCTGCACCGGCTCCCGGCCACGGCCACCCCCACCGTGGACCAGACCCACACCGTCATCCAGCCGGGCGAAGCCCCCATCAACGGGGTGCTGCCCGTCGTCCTGGGCCAGCCCGCGTCCGGCAAGGCCGGTCCGGTGGAGCTCACGGGCAAGCTGTCCGGCGCGTACGTGAAGGCGGGTCCGGGTGAGGCCTTCGCCGTGTTCGAGCTGTCCGCGCGCATGCCGGAGAAGGTCCAGCGCGTGCCGGTGAACCTGGCGCTGGTGGTGGACCGCTCCGGCTCCATGGATGGCTCCAAGCTGACGGACGCGAAGCGCGCCGCGCAGGAGCTGGTGCGGCAGCTGCGCGACGGGGACCGGCTGGCGCTGGTGCACTACGGCTCCGACGTGAAGGTGGTGCCCAGCGTGGAGATCAACAACACCACGCGCCGCGAGCTGTTGAGCACCATCGACGCCATCCAGGTGAACGGCGGCACGAACATGAGCGGCGGGCTGGTGGCGGGCGCGGAGGCGGTGCGTGCGTACGCGAAGCAGTACCGGGTGACGCGCACCATCCTGCTGAGCGACGGCGAGCCCACCGAGGGCGTGACGTCCAACGCGGGCCTCTTCTCCGAGGTGGGCAGGCTGCGCGAGACGGGCATCACCGTGAGCGCGCTGGGCGTGGGCAGCGGCTTCAACGACACGCTGATGCGCGGCATGGCCGAGCGCGGCGGCGGCTTCTCCGGCTTCGTCAGCGACTCCTCGGAGCTGGCCGCCATCTTCACCCGTGAGCTGGAGCAGGCCGCCAGCACCGTCGCGCGCAACGTGAGCATGACGCTGACCCTGCCGCCCGGCGTGAGCGGCGTGGAGGTGATGGGCCTGCCGTCCACCCGCGAGGGCAACGCCGTGCGCATCCCCCTCTACGATTTGACGGGCGGCCAGTCCGCGCGCGTGGTGGTGAAGCTGACGCTGGACGCTCCCGCGAACGCGGCGGAGATGAACGTGCTGGACGCCGCGGTGTCGTACGTGGACGTGGCGGCGGACCTGCCGTCGCAGGTGACGCTGGCGCTGGGCGCGAAGGTGACGAACGACGTGCAGGTGGTGCACGCGAACCTGGACCGCGACGTGCGCGTCCATGCCATCCGCGCGTTGGGTACCCAGCAGCTCCAGGCGGCCGCGGAGCAGATGCAGAGCGGCAACCGCGAGAGCGCGCTCAGCTTCCTGACCAACGCGCGTAAACTGTTCGGCGCTTCGGCGTCCGCGCTCTCGGGGGAGCTTGCGGACCTGGACAGGACCCAGGCAGCCTATGGCACTGCCCAGAGTGACTCCGAGGTCCGCGAAGAGGCCCTCAAGCTCAAGAAGAAGTCGATGAAGAACTTCGGGCAGAACAACAGCTACTAG